In Streptomyces sp. TLI_146, the genomic stretch GTGGACCTCGATCGTGACGTGCGCGGGGGCGCGCCGGACGACCTGCTGGAACATCGCGGAGAGGTAGCTGCCGTAGAAGGCGCGGGTGGGGTAGGTGTTCGGCCCCAGGTCGCGGGCCTCGGCGAGGGTCTGCTCGTCGTGCCCGGCGCGCCCGCCGGACGCGGCGAGCTCGGCGGCCCACTCCTGGAGGGTGGGGCCGGGCTCGATGGGCCCCTCGATGCACGAGCTGGCGTCGGTGTGGACGGTGATCTGGGACGCCACCGTGTTCATCAGCAGCAGACGGGACTGGTCGGTGCGCCACACCGCACCGGCGCCGGGCTCGCACGGCTCGACGACGTGCACGGTCACCGAGGAGTGCGTCGGCTGCGCACGCTCGTTGGCACACAGCCGCTCCAGCACCGAGAGACCGCGCGGTCCGGCGCCGACTATGCACAGCGTCCTGGGCACGCCACTCCTCATACCAACACTCTCCTGTCGTCTTGACCGAGCGGTCCCGCGATCGGTACGGAACGACTTCCGGGGGAAAGGGGCGGTTGGCTGCTGGTTGTCGTTCCTCACATCGGGAAGATAGCCGTGGTGAGGTTGTTCGATCCAAGGACACCGGTCAACTGCGGCATCGTGCACAGGTGTTGGTCGTGCGGCGCTCAACTCACCGGAGAGCGAGGACCCGCAGGTCACAGCCGTCGCACCGGGCGCACCCGGATGGCGTCGGCGTGTCGCGCGGGCGGCCGCGGGCCCGCACGATGGACAAGCGGAAGCGACCAGTCCGTAGAGAAGCCGTCCGTGTGGAGGTGCGGGAGCGATGTGGCGACCTGATGGCTGGGACGTGCGGGTGCGCGTCGGTGTGCTCACGCCACACGGCGATGTGGGCCCCGAGTCGGAGTTCCGTGCGATGGCGCCGCCGGACGTGGGCGTGCACGCCGCCCGGGTGCCGTTCGGGGCCATGCGCCGGGGCGGCGCCATGGACTCCACGATCCCGCTGGCCCCCGTGCGGGCCTTCGCCGAGCCGCCGTACGTCGACGAGGCCGCGGCCCAGCTCGCCACCGCGCCCGTGGCGGCCCTCGCCTACGCGTTCACCAGCTCCGCGTACGTCATCGGCGCGGACGCCGAGGCGGCGATGCTCGCGCGGCTCACGGGCCGCGCCCACGGGCTGCCGGTGGTCGCCACCTGCGCCTCGACGGTGGAGGCCCTGCACGCCGTGGGCGCCGGCCGGATCTGCCTGGTCGATCCGCCGTGGTTCGACACCGCGCTCAACGACCTCGGCCGGGCCTACTACGAGGCCGCCGGATTCGACGTGCGGTTCTCCGCACCCTGCGACCTCCCCAGCGAGCAGGCCCTCATCCGGCCGGACGAACTGCACGACTGGGTGGCCGGGCACGTCCCCGAGGATGCCGACGCCGTCGTCGTGGGAGGCAACGGCTTCCGGGCCGTGGGAATGGTGGAGACCCTGGAGAACACCCTCGGGCGACCCGTACTGACGGCCAATCAGGTCCTGTTGTGGGCGGTCCTGCGGGCGGCCGGGAGCGACACCGCCGCGATCACCGGGTACGGGAGGCTGTTCACGCCCGACGCCCCACCCCCGGCCGGAACCGGGGGCGGGGCCTCGTAACAGGGGAGCCGCAGGCCCCTCAGCGCCGCGGCATCACTCCGCGACGCGCAGGACGATCTTGCCCCGGGTGCGGCCCGAGGCCTGCTGACGGTGGGCCTCGGCGGCCTCCTCCAGCGGCAGCACCGCCGCCACCTCGACCTTGATCGCGCCCGCGTCGATGAGACCGGCCAGGGTGGTCAGGGCCGTGCCGTCCGGCTCCACCAGGTACGGCCTGGCCCGCACACCGGCCGCGGCGGCCTTCTCCGCGAGCTCCTGCGACACCCCGGAGGGGACGGCGACGAGCAGGCCGCCCGGGCGCAGCACGGCGAGGGAGCGCGTGCTGGTGCTGTCGATCTCGTCACCGACGAGGTCGACGACCACGTCGATGTCGGACAGCTCCTTCTCGAAGGGGGTGGCGGTGTAGTCGACGACCTCGTCGGCGCCGAGCTCCCGCAGCCAGGCGTGCTTGCCCGCGCTGGCCGTGGCGATGACGTGGGCCCCGAGGTGCTTGGCGATCTGCACGGCGAAGTGACCCACGCCACCCGCCGCCGCGTGGACGAGCACCCGCTGCCCCGGGCGCACATCGGCGGTGTCCACCAGGATCTGCCAGGCGGTGAGCGCGGCCAGCGGGACGGCCGCGGCCTCGTCGTGGTTCAGGGAGGCGGGCTTGCGGGCGAACTGCCGGGCCGGAGCGGTGACGTACTCGGCGTAACCGCCGGCCGCGCGGGGGAACCACGGCATGCCGTACACCTCGTCCCCCACCTCCAGGGTGTGGACGCCGAAGCCGATCTCCTCGACCACTCCGGAGACGTCCCACCCGAGCACGAACGGCGGCTCCCCGAGGACGCCCGCCATGCCGTGGCCCTCCCGCGTCTTCACGTCGACCGGGTTGACCCCGGCGGAGACGACCCGGACCAGGACCTCGGTCGGCAGCGGGACGGGGCGCGGCGCCTCGGTGACCCGGAGGACCTCGGGGCCGCCGAAGGCGGACTGGGTGACGGCGCGCATCGTGGGGGTGGTGTGGGACATGGGTGACTCCTCGAATGCGGGGCGGCTGAGCCCTCGCGGTGAACGATGCGCCAAAGCTATGGGAGGGGTAGTAGTAACCTGCAAGGGCACCTACTATCTTTTGGATAGTGTCCCCCACCTGATCGCGCCCCGCGCGGAGGAAGCTCCGAGGAATCGTCCATGAGCAGGAACTGCACCACCGGCGACCACGACAAGCACGACGTCTACGCGGCCCTGTGCCCCTGCCGGAACCTGCTGGAACTCCTGGCCAACAAGTGGAGCGCGCTGGCGATCGGCGCCATGGAGGACGGTCCCGTACGGTTCGGGGCGCTGCAGCGCGTGCTCCAGGGTGTCAGCCCCAAGGTGCTCACCCAGACCCTGCGCCGCCTGGAGGACGCGGGCCTCGTCTCCCGTACGGTCTACCCCGCCGTGCCCCCGCACGTCGAGTACGCCCTCACCGAGCTGGGCCACAGCGCCGCCGAGCCGCTGGCGCACATGCGCGAGTGGGCCGAGCGGAACGTGGATCTGCTCTACGCCGCGCGGTGAGCCCCTCTCCGAGGTGACTCGTGTAGGGATCACTCGCCGGATGCACCCCTGACGGTCGATCCTGCCGTTTCAGGTCGAAGAGGGACGGGAAACACGTCACCCCGGCCCGGAGGGGGTCCTTCCGGTGCGGCCGTGGTGTCAGAGTCCGAGTGCGGCGCCCGGACCGGGCGCCGATGGATGAACTACCTGACCCAAGGAGTTTTCTCGTGGGGAAGAGAGTCACCACACTTCTGGCCACCGCCACCCTCGCCACCATGGCCCTCGTCGGACAGGCGAGTGCGACACCCTCGCACCACAGCCCGTCGCCCACCGCCGCCAAGTCGGCGGCGGCGCGGGTGGATTCGACCCAGATACGCTATGCGCCGTTCACCCTCAACCACAACCAGTCGGTGAGCTCCAACACGGCTCGGCTGATCATGCAGTCCGACGGCAACCTCGTCATCTACGACGAGTTCAACCGGGCCCGCTGGGCCTCGAACACCGTCGGCCGGGGCTGGACCGCCCGTCTCCAGACGGACGGCAACTTCGTCGTCTACACCCGTTCCAACCGCCCGGTGTGGGCCTCCAACACCGACGGCCGCCCGGGCTCCCGCCTCGCCGTCCAGGACGACGGCAACGTGGTCATCTACGACGGCAGCCGGGCCGTATGGGCGTCGGGCACCAACCACTGACGCCCCACCCCGGTACACACTGAGCACCCGCATCCGGCAGGCCGGGCACGCGCGGGCCCGGCCTCGCCTTCGTACACCCTCACAGCTCCCGCTACCGGGCCGTGTACTGCTCGCGCGCCTGAGTGACCTTGGCCAGATGCGCCCGCGACCACTCACAGGTGGCGTTCAGAGGGTCGATCAACGACCGGCCGAGCGCGGTGAGTTCGTACTCGACGCGGGGCGGGTTCTCGTCGTACGCGGTACGGGTGAGGAAACCGTCCCGCTCCATCGCGCGCAGGGTCTCGGTCAGCACCTTCGGGGTGATCCAGTGCAGTGGCACCCGCAGTTCGGAGAACCTGCGCGGACCGTCCTCCAGACAGCGCAGGACCACACCGGTCCACTTGTCGCCGACGCGGAAGGGCACCAGACCGCCGGCGCAGTCGGGGCGGTCGAAGAGGTCGGCGGGCAGGGGTGCGGGGGTGGATCTGTCGTTCATGGTGGCGACGCTAGCCCAGTACCTTTGCGGTAACCAGGGGTGCCCGTCCTAGCGTTCCCCCCATGACAACGACGCACGCGAATCCCGCGCCCTCCGTGAACCCCGCCCACTCCTCCGACTCCCCCAAGCGCATCGCCGTCTTCGGCGCGGGCGGGCGGGTGGGCCGGGCCGTGGTGGCCGAGGCGGTGGCCCGCGGGCACCTGGTGACGGCCGTGGTGCGCGACCCGGCGAAGTATCCCGACCTCGCCTCCGACGGCGTGACCGTCGTACGGGGCGACGCCACCGACGCCGCCTCGGTGGCCGCCGCCGCGGCCGGCCACGACGCGGCCGTGAACGCCTCGGTGCGCCTCGACGTGCCCTCCGAGGAGTACTTCGTCGCCGCCGCCGAGGCCATGACCGGCGGGCTGAAGGCGGCCGGGGTGAGCCGTCTGGTGGTGCTGGGCATCGCCACGACGCTGGAGACGGCGCCGGGTGTACGGGTCATGGACGCGCCGGAGTTCCCGATGCAGTACCGGGTGTTCTCGCAGGGGCATGTGGCCGAGTTCGCGGTGCTGGGCGCGGCGGGGCCCGAGCTCGACTGGCTGATGGTGGTGCCGCCCCTCGACCTGGACGCGGAGGGCCCGCGCACCGGCCGGTACCGCACGGCCGTCGGCACGGTCCTCGACGGCCCCGGGCACATCTCGCACCCCGACCTGGCGCTCGCCGTGCTGGACGAGATCGACGAGCCCGGGCACAGCCGGGTGCAGCTCGCGGTGGCGGACTGAGGGAACCCCCTTGCCGTGATCGTCGCGGGGCGGTGAGGATGGCGCCATGCCTGCCTTCACTGCCCCGGACGGAACCGAACTCGCCTACCACGTGCGCGGCGAGGGCGAGCCGCTGCTCTGCGTGCCCGGCGGACCCATGCGCGCGTCCGCCTACCTCGGGGACCTAGGCGGCCTCGCGGCGCACCGCCGACTGGTCCTGCTCGATCTGCGCGGGACCGGCGACTCGGAGGTCCCGGCCGACCCGGCCACGTACCGTTGCGACCGGCAGGTGGCGGACGTCGAAGCCCTCCGCGACCATCTGGGGCTCGACCGTGTCGACCTCCTCGCGCACTCGGCGGGCGGCGATCTCGCCCTGCTGTACGCGGCCCGCCATCCGCGCCGCGTCCGTACGCTCACCCTGGTCACGGCCCGCGCACGGGCCCTCGGCGTCGACTTCACCGAGGAGCATCGCCGGGAGGCAGCCGCCCTGCGCGCGAACGAGCCGTGGTTCGAGGCCGCGTACGGCGCGTACGAGCGGATCTGGGCCGGGTCCGACGCCGACGCCGACTGGGACGCCGTCGCCCCCTTCTTCTACGGCCGTTGGGACGCGGCCGCGCGGGCGCACGCCGCGGCCGACGTGGAGCAGAGCAACTTCGAGGCCGCGGAGGTGTACGCGGCGTCCGGCGCCTTCTCCCCCGCCGCCACCCGGGCCGTCATCGGGACGCTGGACGCGCCGGTCCTTCTGCTCTCGGGGGAACTGGACAGCGGCCCGCTGCCCCGCGTCGCGGGCCGTATCGCCGAGTTGTTCCCGAAGGCCCAACTCACCGTCAAGGCGGGCTCGGGACACTTCCCGTGGCTCGACGACCCGGAGGGTTTCACGCGGACG encodes the following:
- a CDS encoding maleate cis-trans isomerase, producing the protein MWRPDGWDVRVRVGVLTPHGDVGPESEFRAMAPPDVGVHAARVPFGAMRRGGAMDSTIPLAPVRAFAEPPYVDEAAAQLATAPVAALAYAFTSSAYVIGADAEAAMLARLTGRAHGLPVVATCASTVEALHAVGAGRICLVDPPWFDTALNDLGRAYYEAAGFDVRFSAPCDLPSEQALIRPDELHDWVAGHVPEDADAVVVGGNGFRAVGMVETLENTLGRPVLTANQVLLWAVLRAAGSDTAAITGYGRLFTPDAPPPAGTGGGAS
- a CDS encoding NADP-dependent oxidoreductase, with the translated sequence MSHTTPTMRAVTQSAFGGPEVLRVTEAPRPVPLPTEVLVRVVSAGVNPVDVKTREGHGMAGVLGEPPFVLGWDVSGVVEEIGFGVHTLEVGDEVYGMPWFPRAAGGYAEYVTAPARQFARKPASLNHDEAAAVPLAALTAWQILVDTADVRPGQRVLVHAAAGGVGHFAVQIAKHLGAHVIATASAGKHAWLRELGADEVVDYTATPFEKELSDIDVVVDLVGDEIDSTSTRSLAVLRPGGLLVAVPSGVSQELAEKAAAAGVRARPYLVEPDGTALTTLAGLIDAGAIKVEVAAVLPLEEAAEAHRQQASGRTRGKIVLRVAE
- a CDS encoding helix-turn-helix domain-containing protein, encoding MSRNCTTGDHDKHDVYAALCPCRNLLELLANKWSALAIGAMEDGPVRFGALQRVLQGVSPKVLTQTLRRLEDAGLVSRTVYPAVPPHVEYALTELGHSAAEPLAHMREWAERNVDLLYAAR
- a CDS encoding helix-turn-helix domain-containing protein, with amino-acid sequence MNDRSTPAPLPADLFDRPDCAGGLVPFRVGDKWTGVVLRCLEDGPRRFSELRVPLHWITPKVLTETLRAMERDGFLTRTAYDENPPRVEYELTALGRSLIDPLNATCEWSRAHLAKVTQAREQYTAR
- a CDS encoding NAD(P)-dependent oxidoreductase, producing MTTTHANPAPSVNPAHSSDSPKRIAVFGAGGRVGRAVVAEAVARGHLVTAVVRDPAKYPDLASDGVTVVRGDATDAASVAAAAAGHDAAVNASVRLDVPSEEYFVAAAEAMTGGLKAAGVSRLVVLGIATTLETAPGVRVMDAPEFPMQYRVFSQGHVAEFAVLGAAGPELDWLMVVPPLDLDAEGPRTGRYRTAVGTVLDGPGHISHPDLALAVLDEIDEPGHSRVQLAVAD
- a CDS encoding alpha/beta fold hydrolase translates to MPAFTAPDGTELAYHVRGEGEPLLCVPGGPMRASAYLGDLGGLAAHRRLVLLDLRGTGDSEVPADPATYRCDRQVADVEALRDHLGLDRVDLLAHSAGGDLALLYAARHPRRVRTLTLVTARARALGVDFTEEHRREAAALRANEPWFEAAYGAYERIWAGSDADADWDAVAPFFYGRWDAAARAHAAADVEQSNFEAAEVYAASGAFSPAATRAVIGTLDAPVLLLSGELDSGPLPRVAGRIAELFPKAQLTVKAGSGHFPWLDDPEGFTRTVSAFLQAGSV